The Phaseolus vulgaris cultivar G19833 chromosome 10, P. vulgaris v2.0, whole genome shotgun sequence DNA window ttataaaatactcTTTTATTTGCATGTGTAAGTTTCAAATCGTAATACTATGTGAAACTTTGGGTCAAGTGAGTGTGTTTTGACTCAATTTCAAGCGCTAGAGAAGGGGTGTGTCTTGTGGGAGCTTACCTATGAAAGTGAATTTTCAGGTGAGGCATCGCACTTGGTCTGCTGTCCTGCCACATCGTCAAAGCCAGATGGAGAGTCAGTGGTGGCGGAGACTCCTTTGTGGAGTGGGTGCGGTCGTGCAACATAAATGGTGGTGCGTGACCCCCTTAGTGTCGCTACCGCAAGCGTTGCACAGTCGTCCTTGTTCCGCCGACCTGCCATGCTTGTCGGAGATGGAGGATCGGTGGTGTCAGAGACCCCTTTGAGGTGTGGGAGCGGCCAAGCAGCTCAAACAGCGACCCAACCTGTATGCTCCTCCGCACTCCCTACCATGCCTGTACGCGTCCACCGCCTCGTCGCTTCGGTCACCAGAGATAAACAGAGGGCGTTCCAGTGAATCACAAGTGGTGGGACACACACGCCTGGATGgaacagaaaatcaattggttgatttttcaaaaaaaaatcacttaaacttcaaactttgagaaaatcttgtgaaaacaattcatccccctcTTGTTTAGTACATCCAATAGTAACCGTGCTCATAACTTCCAGATTTCTTATTGCACTACaagtcaaaataaaaattattagataaatCACTAACACACATTCAAGTGAGTGAACATATGCACTTTGAATACCTTGTCGTGCATTCAAGTGAGCTTTTGTGATCTTGCACTTGACCTATCACTTAATATGTTATATCTAGAATAAGCATTGAAATAACAAAATTTCATGTTAGAACACATAACTAGTGGATCACTTATATGTGATGTATTAATCCAATTCTAATTCCTATAACTAGTGGACACTACTGCAGAAAATAACATTAATGACAGTTAAAAAGAGCATTTAAAGACAATTTTAAAACCGTTGTTAATTTTGGTGTAGTtttaaatcaacaatttataaCGACAGTTCTAAAACTGTcgttaattcaaaaaataaaaagctGGTATAGAATTGGAGGGACGAACTTCGATGCAGGGTGGCTAAGCGTGGAGGTCACGGTCAGGCCGGTGTCGCGCAAAGCTGGAGCGCAGAGTGTTTTCGATGTGTTGTGACTAGGGCTGAGGGTGAAGGGTGTGGTGTCCCTCGAGTTGGCACTTTTTTGGTGCGGTGCGGCCGAGGCAGGTTTGCGCGGTTGGAGTGATGGAGGTTGCACAACGATGGTTTCGAGGTGTGGGGAGGTTGTGTGACAGTCAGTTGCACGATGGCGGTTTTGTTATGTGGTGGAGGTTGCGGCTAGAGTGAGGTGGCAGAGAGACGAGTGTGTCGGAGTTAGAGTGAGAGAAGTGATATTGAGAAGAATGAGCGTGAGACAAAATAGGAGAGGGGGACGCATGCGACACAACACTTTTCGGAAAAGTTTTACactttttaacgacggttcctcCTAGTATCGTGTTTATATCTCTTCCTAGAACCAtcgttaaaaaaaatataattacaaaattgtCACCGCCTTTTTTCTATGACAGTTTTCTACTAATCGTCTTTATATGGGTCGTGGTTTtgatattttgtactagtgagatctctaattaatataaataaaaactaagaatAATACCATATAAATGGTAATTTAAGAAAATCTAAATCAAAATTGTTGAAGTTCGGACACCTCCAGACTCATAGTCAACGTGTTCAATTCattaataaattaacttattcatattcaaactaattaaatataataacaaaaataatcaataataagaaaaaataaccTCAAATTAGGAAGCACAAAGAGTAGGAAGGAGGAGAAAAATGGTTTGCACGGTGATTTTGGTAGGGAAGGATGTGTGCCTCAGTAAAACGGGATAGGGGGCGTCGTTGGAGATGTGGTTCAAGCCACGAGAATAGGGTAACATGGTGGGGGTTAGGGTCATGCGCAATCGAGGGTTGTGGGGTCAAGGTCGTGCGACGAACATTGACGTCAGCGTCAGACACGCGGTTTGGTGCGGCCAATGCCACGACGTTCTAGGAGCAAGGCCCACGAGTGAGAAGGAAAGAATTTGGTCTCGTGCGAATGAGAATGGAAGatttaaatttttcatattcGGCTTTTAACGACGATTCCCACACAACCATTGTCATTCATGCGTCATCAACTTTTAACGATGGTTCGTAATAAAACTATCGTCGTTTTACAAATTGCTACTTTTAATGACGATTGATGGTATAATCATTGTTAAAAAATTTCAATGCATTTTATGAAAATGccattattttttttgcaaCGTTTTATGTTAGCCGTCATTATTTATGGTTGTCATTAGGATATTTTGTATTCCTAAACCCATCCCTTTTCTGAATCAGCTATGTATCATTATAGTCTCAAGCCAACCTATATTCTCTGTTGTTATACATTTCTTCCCTAGCCCATCCAAGAATGCAGTTTACCATAATGGGATGGGAATTAAGGATCAAATTATGATGTAATTCATTCAACATGATTATAATTATAGTAGGGAAGTAGATTGAGTAATAACTTCTAATATACATATGAGCCAAGCTTATTTGAGATGTCATAATGTTTTATTGCAAAATCAAAGATAAGATATCAAATAGGATCCTTAAATTAGCAAATAACTTAAAGTTATATGGTACAATTCAACATCAAATAAGCTTAtggaaaataaataagataCAATAACCACTCTTGTGATACATGCAAACTTGGTTCATAAACCTATATGATGCAAATCATACAACGTCAAAACCATTAGCAGAGAAGATAAAAGAATATGAAGCCTTATTGGAGAGAAGCACTCATAATTGAggagtctttttcttcttcttagcttCGTAAAAATTGTACAAAGtagtttaaaaatttattatggaCCTTGTATTTGGGCCATTAATATTTTAGGTTAAATAATCTAACCTTAGGAGAGAAAGTTGGCACCAAGCTAGGGTAAATAGCCTAGCTTGGGTGTCAAGTTATTCCTTGCTTAGGGCTAGGTGACACCACCTCCCGTGTGCTACATGTCACTCTCTCAATGGAGAGAATTTGAAACTTAGGTTGCAAGCTACCTTTGGCATGTCAACTTGTGAGTGGAAAGGATTTTAAAAAGGTTGCTCCATAAActagggttagggttagggttaagGTTTGAGGCTTCACTTGCAAGctttttagtctataaatagTAGTTGCTTGTACATGTTATTTCAACCttgatttgagtaatgaaattcTGCCAAAATATTTTTGGAGCATTTTCTACTTGTTTAGGTTCTCTCTGTAGTCTTCTTTAAGACACATTCTAGACTCTTCCTATGTGTTGGTCTAACCTCACTTTAGGAATTCTACCTCAAATTTCCATCTTTCGCAACATAAACCACATTTCCACATGATTTCTATTGCCTCCCACACCATTCAAAGTATTCAAAAATCTATAACATCATGCACAAGAACTAGGCACATGCAATGGAAGTAAAATTGCATCACTGTACCTTAAACCCTTACTCGTTATCTCATAGATTTTAAGCATGTTATAGGGCACAAACAATAATCAAAGTACAAAAATCACACTTTTAGAAATTTATTAGTTTTCCGCCCACATGTTTTTacttagggtttaggatttaaacAAAGACTAAAACTACATGTCTACCATTGACTAGCGCTATGGTACATGTTTGATCTTTTTTTTTAGCATGTTGTTGTTGTTCTAATTATGTTAGTATTGTTTGGGCTATTAGATAGGTTTCCTTGTACAATCCAATTCATATGTATGATGCATATGATTTATTTGGATTTAGGTTGGAACATCCCTCAAATGTTTCATTTAGTTTAATTCATTAATTATcgataataaaaattatgaaattaattatttgattcCATATAACATACTACTAACATCCACTCAACTCCACATTGTATGTCTTTGTTGTTCAATTTGAGAAGGTTAAAATATTGGAAATGTTTGCTATGAGAtgatgcatttatcacacaaaatCCCCACACCCCACGCAACCTTCCATGTGAAGGCTTATCCATGTAACATCTCTATTCGATAAGTCTTCCACACAAAGTTAAATGGATGATAGGGCCTTAACTTTTTAGAACTTGTCCAACATTTTAGTTTGATCCCCATTAATGAcattttgtagtttttttaatttaagctgagaatgtatatataatattcactacaaaagattattaaatagaaattaatgttagagacaaaaatgatgatttactatattgattaaattagagattattttataaactaaaaattttattggtttttaaagtagtttttaaattagtatctaacatTAACTACCAAatttttagttactaattactttatattctaaattagtctctattaacattttaaagattaatttataattaaaatattagtagctaaaaccttcgtagctaatttaaatatcaatttagaaatcattttataaatttttatcaataatagaaatcagtttagataccaataatgttttaatctctaaaatattatttaacttagacaatataatgattaattttttttttctaaatttaattattatttaatgattgtTTTATAGTGATTCTCCTACTTTCTATATTCATTTATCACCTCTCTCTCTCTTAAGTTCTATAGATATTGTAAGCTATATTTTAGCTTATATGCAGTTGTTTAGTTGAGCTAATTAACAATGTGTTGTTAATGTTTCATACAGTAATTTATGCGTATAAATAGTTCCAtttgatagttttttttatatgtaatagttatctctcttttttctctcttcaaGAGGTGTTTCCTACTAATGGTCGCTTTCTAGAAAGCGTTTTACATTCAAAGTATAACAAGTCAAAAGTATCTATCATTCAAAGAAAAGTTCTCTCAATAGGAAACAAAGTATCATTTTTCTTCTCATTGTCAAAAAATGAATGCAGAAAAACATTtgtatattttgtttattaaagttaatatatatatcatgttgttttctgataaaataaataaattaacatatTTATAGATAATATATTTCACTACAAGacaattatgaaataaaaaccaattttagagacaaaaaataattagttgttacagTAACTAacttagagaccattttagaaactattttttttctaaattaatttatattattgttaaatagtttttaaactggtatctaattagctaccaaagttttaactaccaataatttagattataaatttgatagaaaaaaccttgattgctaattagataccaatttagaaatcatttaacaataataaaaatcaaatttttttcaGTCTAttaaatagtctctaatttagttactataacaactaattattttttgtttttaaatttagtttctatttcatgattttcttgtagtgtttattAAATTTGATGATATCATCAtgtaacaataatttttaataaacttaTTATGGTATATTTAGTGGGATTGGAGAATTGAAAAGTATTCACGAAATCTTAACTTTGATTTTTGTTATTCACCAACCAGTCTGGTAAAATTGGCATTGTCTATCTAAATGAATTAAACAATACTTCATCACAAATAAATAGTATAACTTTAATGACAAATTCTCCCTATACCTCCATACATTTCTTCTCCATCTCTATacttcttttaatttcaataatatctTTTTAAGTATCATTAGAAGTGTGGagtcttctttttattttcaagtGATGGTGGTTGCTTGTGGTGGATGGTGGTGAACTTTGCGTTTTGTGATGTATAATTCAAAAGTCacaaaattcaagaaaaaaaaccaataaaatgtaaaaatgaggtacaaaactaaaaaaaaaacattgaggAAGGTTGAATTCAACAAATCTTCTCGTTGATCCTTTCACACACACTCAAATGATGAAATTACTCTCTTAAATGTTGCGACTGAAAAATGATGGAAGTGTCGTGGTAGAAATGTATAAAATACGAATATAACTGAGATTATTTAATAAGAAGAGATTATGTTTTATGtagaattatttaaattttttaaacgaTTAAAACTAACTTTTCATCAATAACATGGAGGTAAAGGATAATGTATAAAGGTGGATGGAGAATTTTCCAATTCTAATTCATGGAGTCTATCCATGCAAGGAAAAGTCTATATTCTATCTCCATCCTCAATTGGGTTAATGATAGTCACAACATCTAGAATGGATTAATCTCAAGTCTAAAAAATAGGTgacaaagacaaaaaaatattcacCCATCATTAATTATCAGATTGTTGAAGCCTATTTTTACTTGGGATAAGTTAGAAAAAGTCTTTTAATCCTGAGCCGAAAAATAAGAccattattttgttttgtctttcaCCAAACCATGATACtgctatatatatatgtatatataataccTGGTAGAAGGTGATATATTGCAGAAGCAAAGCATAGGAGTAAAGCATGGGAGGTTTAAGTGGTTTGTTGGTGTTTTCTTTGGGAATTTTGATCCAAATAAGGTACTGTCATAGCAGCAGCATTACAACATGCTTGCCTCAGAACTATGCTGCACTATTCATATTTGGAGATTCACTATTTGATAATGGAAACAACAACTACATCAACACCACCACCTCTTACCAAGCAAATTATGCTCCCTATGGACAAACTTTCTTCAAATACCCCTCTGGCAGGTTTTCTGATGGACGCATGATATCAGATGTTGTTGGTACGCACATTTTATTTCATCTGCTTTCGTTTTAATTTGTAGTTGCAGCTGAGTTTTGCTTGTGTTCTTGATGCTGCAGAAAATTACAGACAAAAAATGTTGCCACTATTTACAACTTTGTTTCACATTGTGGATGAAATTACAGTCTTATATATAGATATTTAATCTGTTCATCATTTGGTGAAAGAAACATGATTTGCAATTTAACTGAAAAATCCACCTTAATTATTTGGTAAATGCTTCATTGATTATGATAAGTTCATATATTGATTTGGTGCAAAACTTGtgttaattatgttatgtttttctTAGCTGAACTTGCTAAGTTGCCCATACTTCCACCATACTTGCATCCGGGTCGTGTTGAACAGATCTATGGAGTCAATTTTGCTTCAGGAGGTGCAGGTGCTCTCAGTGAAACTTCTCAAGGATTTGTAAGATTAATTTCATCATCatcaattatattataaattattattattattattattatatatatattttaatcagCAATAAAGATTTAATAAATAGAAGTATTAAGGGTAATCCAACCCATTTACACAATTCCTTATACTAAAGAAATGAGGTTTCCAGATAACATGCCTAAACATAGACATATTTTACACATATATCTGTTAATCTTAACCTCTTTAAAAACAACAAGATGTCAATACATAAACCAAATTAGCTATCAAGGAATCCTACAACTTAGTCCAATTTCAGACTATAAGCGTATCAGCTCAAAAGAAAGACTTTGTCTCCTTGCTATCTACTGCATTTTCCAAACATCCATTATGATTATAGTTGTATCCCAAGAGCATTCCTCTCATGCAAACCAAGAATCCAACCAAAAGCAAAGAAAGGGCGTTAATCATCAATGTATTGATTTTAAACATTTATATACATTAAtacaccaatcagaataagagATATACATGTGTGTGTAAAATGTGAAATAGCTATTCTAAAGGTTCAAAATATTAGTTTCAAGTAACAGATTGATTAGAAGTGTAGAATTGATTgactttaatatattttgagtagtttttattggaaaaataattacagtgctaaattttatcattttaacttattttttggaataaaaatattaaatataaggGACTAGGTTTTTAACCCAAATTCATTTTATAGAATAAAAGTCAATCACGCTTGTTCACAAATTGGGAGAACctcaacaaaagaaaaaaacaatatagatttctttgtttttattattaaaattatcttaGTTTCCACAAATCGATCATAgccatcaaatattttaattagttaaaatGGTTATTTCTAAATATTGACTAAACTCTTATTTTCTTTCCATGCATTGATTAAATAACATTGACTAAAATTATGTCTAAATATTTGTTCCCAATTCTCTCTTGCTAACTTTTGACccaataaaaagaaaatgagaattGATTAGTCTCCGTGTGCGATGAATAGACTCACCTATAGAGAATTATATTAGATTTGTTCTTCAAAAACACTtctacatataaaaaaaaaattaaaatttgacttttcaagaactaaaattaatttgtaagaaaaaatatatgatttctaaattatttttaactataaataaactaatattaactaaaaagttttcttttatgaAGAAGTCTTTGTAGAAAAATCAATCAAAACAAACCTATAAAATAGAGATgatgttttattattaataggtATACAAGTTTCACAAATCTTTTTATCATATAAAAGTGTCTGACTTAATTCTATACGGAGTTTGGTCCtgattcactacaagaaaatcatgaaatagaaatcaatttttagagactaaaataattaattgcaatagtaactaaattagaaaccattttagaaactaaacaaaaaattagtttctaaattagtttctattattgttaaatagtttcaaatttggtatctaattagcaaccaaggttttaactaccaataatttagtttctaaatttggtctctaaaaccttggttgctaattagataccaatttagaaacgatttaacaataatagaaactaatttagaaaccaattttttttgttagtttataaaatggtctctaatttagttactactgctactaattattttggtatctaaaaattggtttctatttcataattttcttgtagtgattactACTAAATTTTCTTCTGTCTGCTTTTATTGTTCTGATTGGTGTTTTAATCcgttgttttgtttttcttcactttaGTTTGTTATCGGTAGGAGTTTTTGTCAGTTAGAATAGATGTCCGAAAAAATTGATATTGTTAGACTGTTTGTTCTCTTTGTATATGAGTTTGCTCATCCATTAAATAGttcatatgtatatattatttattgttggaaaaaaaaaatcatacatcaAAATTTAGTTACTTAGGTGTTTTAATAAACACTATTAATCTAACCTTGTTGTCTGGTGTTTTATCCTTGATGCAGGCTATAGACCTAAAACTCAgctaagttatttaaaaaaccTAAAGAATTTATTTAGTGAGAGAGTGGGAAAAGAAATAGCAGAGGAAATTATGTCAAAATCTGTGTACCTGTTTAGCATTGGAAGCAATGACTATGCCTCTCTTCTCAACACAAACTCAAGTTCTGTGCTTCTTCCAGGTGATCATCAAGGGTTTGTAGATACTGTGATTGGAAACCTCACAGAAGTCATAACAGTAAGAACAAACTTCAATCTTAATAAATTCTTGAGAAATTACCTTTTTTATATTCTCTTTAATTAGTCTCTTGATGCATGATATACTTTTGGCATCAcagtaattttgatttttatattttataaaatttattagtttggtctctattattttttctacaatTGTAGTaccttaatttttaattatatgcaatattttatttattttttaaatatttttagctttatttcacttttacttataaaaatttattaaatcactaatatttatatttgttatcaAGTTCCTACAACTACTAGTCTTTTCCATTGTGTAAAAATGTCATAAGTAACCtacttttttcttcaaaatatacgtctctataataaaattattacataaaaaactaattttagaaaaaataataattaattacaatatttattatattagatattattttaaagactagaaaaattatttacagtaagaaataatttttaaattgaatatttataactcataatttataaattagtttataaattttatcaataataaaaaatacttagatataataaattttttagtattgaatgtaatcaatttttttatctttaaaattattttttatttaattattttcttagtgTATAAACAACTGAAAATTGAATAAAGCTACCGATAATTAAAAATTCAAGGATTCAAAGTTGCATTGAGGAAATTCAGGAACCaaagttatatataattaaaaattaagggATAGAAATTTAGGAACCAAATGTTTGAATTTTGTAAATATAGGAAAAAAGAGTAGACCTTGTATTTTTcataaccctaaccctaatatTTGTATGGTATAACTTTAGGAAATTTATAAGCTTGGTGGAAAGAAATTTGGATTTGTTAATATGGGTCCACTAGGTTGTTCACCGGCCATAAGGGTTTTGGTGAATAATGGAAGCACATGCTTTGAAGAATTTTCAGCCATTGCAAGGCTACACAACAATGCACTCTCAGAA harbors:
- the LOC137819122 gene encoding GDSL esterase/lipase 5-like, whose product is MGGLSGLLVFSLGILIQIRYCHSSSITTCLPQNYAALFIFGDSLFDNGNNNYINTTTSYQANYAPYGQTFFKYPSGRFSDGRMISDVVAELAKLPILPPYLHPGRVEQIYGVNFASGGAGALSETSQGFVRLSYRPKTQLSYLKNLKNLFSERVGKEIAEEIMSKSVYLFSIGSNDYASLLNTNSSSVLLPGDHQGFVDTVIGNLTEVITEIYKLGGKKFGFVNMGPLGCSPAIRVLVNNGSTCFEEFSAIARLHNNALSEKLHQLEKQLKGFRYSINDFYGAFSEVLNNPTKYGFTEASVACCGGGAYRGDGSCGGNKGLKEYELCENVNEHLFFDSNHLTDRASQHFAELIWNGNHTVTAPYNLKQLFEF